A stretch of Endozoicomonas sp. SCSIO W0465 DNA encodes these proteins:
- a CDS encoding RNA-binding protein, with translation MFLRKDLRSTQRKKQSFSMQKRTLYIGNLAYTAVEEDLEQAFESFGVIEDIKLMRDRETGRSRGFAFITFEKETEAAAARTMDGAEVAGRPLRVNDARQKESGQRDPAKRRPKSFNNNFNR, from the coding sequence ATGTTTCTACGCAAGGATTTGCGTTCAACCCAGAGAAAAAAACAGAGCTTTTCCATGCAAAAAAGGACTTTATACATCGGTAATTTGGCGTATACCGCCGTTGAAGAGGATCTTGAACAGGCTTTCGAATCATTTGGTGTTATTGAAGACATCAAACTGATGAGGGATCGGGAAACCGGGCGCTCCAGGGGCTTTGCATTTATCACTTTTGAAAAGGAGACGGAAGCTGCAGCCGCCAGGACCATGGACGGTGCGGAAGTAGCCGGACGTCCACTAAGAGTGAATGATGCTCGACAGAAGGAGTCAGGCCAGCGGGATCCAGCCAAGAGACGACCCAAGTCTTTTAATAACAATTTTAATCGCTAA
- a CDS encoding IS1182 family transposase: protein MSSIKFKDNPADFDQHLMFPSNIFDLLPPDHDCFVFEDIFKHIDTSEVEKQYHHLGQNAYHPRLIISILIYAYSHGVFSSREIERRCNQDLAFMYIAKQHCPNFRVLSDFRKNQATFFKSSFKQSVLLARELQMASLGHIALDGSKFKADSSKHKAMSYARLKAKEAELMAEVEALIKKAETSDSEEDDAYQQETGYSIPEDLQFKQERLEKIQEAKKALEEREQALNPDKPIDDKKQISFADHDARIMGKKGSGYQYSYNAQISVDSDNGIIVGQHISQHANDKQEVKPALEAIAEATDNASIGKMSEDNGYYSGPNLQAFDDANIDAYMATDRQEKPATEGLEDSDRKFVKADFIYHEADDSFTCPAGEKLIYNTASKAKHKSYRVSKDICRDCPLRKRCSGDNKDPGKVIRTDRHEAIRQAMNRKMETKEAKAVYERRKVIAEPPFGQIKNSGFRGFSVRGKEKVAGEFSLVCSAYNFKKGSYWITDCSQIEPG from the coding sequence ATGTCATCAATCAAATTCAAAGATAACCCTGCTGATTTTGACCAGCACCTGATGTTCCCATCGAACATCTTCGACCTGCTGCCACCAGATCATGATTGCTTCGTTTTTGAAGATATCTTCAAGCATATCGACACCTCTGAAGTGGAAAAGCAGTATCACCATCTTGGCCAGAATGCCTACCACCCACGACTGATTATATCGATCCTGATCTATGCCTATAGCCATGGTGTGTTCAGCTCCAGGGAGATTGAACGGCGCTGCAATCAGGACTTGGCTTTCATGTATATCGCCAAACAGCACTGCCCAAATTTCCGGGTGCTCAGTGACTTTCGTAAAAACCAGGCCACCTTTTTTAAAAGCAGTTTCAAACAGAGCGTGCTGCTCGCCCGGGAACTACAGATGGCCTCGCTGGGCCACATCGCTCTTGATGGTTCCAAATTCAAAGCCGACTCATCAAAGCATAAGGCCATGAGCTACGCACGACTTAAGGCCAAAGAAGCTGAATTAATGGCTGAAGTTGAGGCCCTGATTAAAAAAGCCGAAACCAGTGACAGTGAAGAGGACGATGCTTATCAGCAGGAGACTGGCTACAGCATTCCTGAAGACTTGCAATTCAAGCAGGAACGGTTAGAGAAAATCCAGGAGGCCAAAAAAGCGCTTGAAGAACGGGAACAGGCCCTGAATCCCGATAAGCCGATAGACGACAAAAAGCAAATCAGCTTTGCTGATCATGATGCCAGGATCATGGGTAAAAAAGGCAGTGGCTATCAGTACAGTTATAACGCCCAGATCAGCGTCGACAGCGATAATGGTATCATTGTTGGCCAGCACATCAGCCAGCATGCCAATGACAAGCAGGAAGTAAAGCCTGCACTTGAAGCCATTGCAGAAGCAACAGATAACGCGTCCATTGGCAAAATGAGTGAGGATAATGGCTATTACTCAGGGCCCAACCTGCAAGCGTTTGATGATGCGAACATTGACGCTTACATGGCTACGGATCGACAGGAGAAGCCTGCAACAGAGGGACTGGAAGACTCTGACAGAAAGTTTGTCAAAGCGGATTTTATTTACCATGAAGCAGACGACAGCTTTACCTGCCCTGCCGGTGAGAAGCTGATTTATAACACGGCTAGCAAAGCAAAACACAAAAGCTACCGCGTCAGTAAAGATATCTGCCGGGATTGCCCGTTACGTAAAAGGTGCAGTGGTGACAACAAAGACCCGGGGAAAGTGATTCGCACAGACCGCCACGAAGCCATACGCCAGGCGATGAACCGCAAAATGGAAACCAAAGAGGCCAAAGCGGTTTATGAGCGTCGCAAGGTGATTGCGGAACCGCCTTTTGGCCAAATCAAGAACTCAGGATTCAGAGGGTTCAGTGTCCGGGGTAAGGAAAAAGTGGCTGGAGAATTTTCACTGGTCTGCAGTGCTTATAATTTCAAAAAAGGCTCTTATTGGATTACAGACTGTTCCCAGATTGAACCTGGCTGA
- the cysK gene encoding cysteine synthase A: MTQVYQDNAQAIGNTPLVKLNRLAKGREIYVKIESRNPANSIKCRIGASMIWDAERSGKLLPGMELIEPTSGNTGIALAFVAASRGIPLTLTMPASMSLERRKVMKALGATIILTEPAKGMPGAIARAKALAEENPQKYLLLQQFENPANPRIHEETTGPEIWNALDGKIDIFVAGVGTGGTISGVSRYIKEIQGRKIKSVAVEPSASPVISQTLAGEEVKPAPHKIQGIGAGFIPANLDLRLVDQVEQVSNEDAMETAHRLMREEGILAGISGGAAVSAALKVAEQPGNNGKSIVVILPDSGERYLSTALFEGVFSENESVQ, from the coding sequence ATGACGCAGGTCTATCAGGATAACGCTCAGGCTATCGGTAATACGCCGCTGGTAAAGCTGAATCGCTTGGCAAAAGGCCGGGAGATATATGTAAAAATAGAGTCCAGAAATCCTGCAAACAGTATCAAATGCCGTATTGGTGCCAGCATGATCTGGGATGCAGAGCGCTCCGGAAAGTTGCTGCCGGGTATGGAGTTGATTGAACCCACCAGTGGTAACACCGGCATTGCCCTGGCCTTTGTTGCGGCTTCCCGGGGAATCCCGCTGACGCTGACCATGCCTGCTTCCATGAGCCTTGAACGTCGTAAAGTCATGAAGGCACTGGGTGCTACCATCATTTTGACTGAACCGGCAAAAGGCATGCCCGGTGCCATTGCCAGGGCGAAAGCACTGGCGGAAGAAAACCCGCAAAAGTATCTGTTGCTGCAGCAGTTTGAGAATCCCGCCAACCCCCGAATTCATGAGGAGACCACTGGCCCGGAAATCTGGAATGCACTGGATGGCAAGATTGATATTTTTGTCGCAGGTGTTGGCACGGGAGGAACCATTTCTGGTGTATCCCGCTACATTAAGGAGATCCAGGGCAGGAAAATCAAGTCAGTTGCCGTTGAGCCAAGTGCGTCCCCAGTCATCAGCCAGACCCTGGCGGGCGAAGAGGTTAAGCCTGCGCCCCATAAGATTCAGGGGATTGGCGCTGGATTTATTCCAGCAAACCTTGATCTCCGGCTGGTGGATCAGGTTGAGCAGGTTTCCAATGAAGACGCTATGGAGACCGCCCACCGGTTAATGCGGGAAGAGGGTATCCTGGCAGGTATTTCTGGTGGTGCCGCCGTGAGTGCTGCCCTGAAAGTGGCAGAGCAACCAGGAAATAACGGTAAGTCAATTGTGGTTATTTTGCCAGATTCAGGTGAGCGCTACCTGTCCACAGCGTTGTTTGAAGGCGTCTTTTCTGAAAATGAAAGTGTTCAGTAA
- a CDS encoding E3 ubiquitin protein ligase: protein MDTINGFGCLICHDAEQCSPFKLTCGHAFGRSCMQGWMELSGQKKCLLCTKPLTDDEVKQFINSSLFDRMVSISSKAIPIFGKTIKLSLTAIYGGLACSYAMNNEPLGSDTIIGATAIIISTASIGALGVAAGVSKVYGVSVGTAVGACAMVAVKHVAATYGVSDAPTANDFYMGAIVGSTVTGAAYDLGGCPRTSY from the coding sequence CCCTTCAAACTGACATGCGGACATGCTTTTGGTAGATCATGCATGCAGGGATGGATGGAACTTTCTGGTCAAAAGAAATGCCTCTTATGTACAAAACCATTAACTGATGACGAGGTAAAACAGTTCATCAATAGCTCATTGTTTGATCGAATGGTAAGTATTTCATCAAAAGCTATTCCAATCTTTGGCAAAACTATTAAGCTTTCTCTCACTGCTATCTACGGTGGTCTTGCCTGTTCTTACGCGATGAATAACGAACCTTTGGGTTCTGACACAATCATTGGCGCTACTGCAATAATTATTTCCACGGCTTCTATCGGGGCTCTCGGGGTTGCCGCTGGTGTCAGTAAAGTTTACGGAGTTAGTGTCGGAACTGCAGTCGGAGCTTGTGCCATGGTTGCAGTCAAACATGTTGCCGCTACTTATGGCGTGTCCGATGCACCCACTGCGAATGATTTTTACATGGGAGCTATCGTGGGGTCTACAGTAACTGGAGCAGCATATGACCTAGGAGGCTGTCCGAGAACTAGCTATTGA